One Nicotiana sylvestris chromosome 12, ASM39365v2, whole genome shotgun sequence genomic window carries:
- the LOC138883984 gene encoding uncharacterized protein, translated as MLRACVIDFGEQWDQFLPLAEFAYNNSYQSNIEMDPFKALYGRRCRSPIGWFDPGESKLYGTDLVKDAWKRQKSYTDQKTRDVSFMVGKKVLLKVTPMKGIMRFGMKSKLSPRFIGPFMVSRRVGEIAYELALSPSLSGVHPVFHVSMLQRYHADLSQVLDFSTIQLDENLGYEEELVAIVDRQDRQLRSKRISAVKV; from the exons atgctgagagcatgtgtgattgactttggagagcagtgggatcagttcttgcctttggccgagtttgcttacaacaacagttatcagtccaacattgaGATGGATCCatttaaggctttatatggtcggcgatgtcgttctcctatcgggtggtttgatccTGGCGAGTCTAAGTTGTACGGTACTGACTTGGTGAAAGAtgcttggaaaag acagaagagttatacaGATCAGAAGACGCgggatgtatcattcatggtcggcaagaaggttctcttgaaagtgacgccgatgaagggtattatgagattcgggatgaagagcaagttgagcccaaggtttataggtcCATTTATGGTGTCGAGGCGAGTTGGGGagattgcttatgagcttgctttatcTCCCAGCCTATCAGGggttcatccagtttttcatgtgtctatgcttcagAGGTATCACGCCGACTTGTCTCAGGTgctagacttcagtactattcagctagatgagaacttgggttatgaggaggagctagttgccattgttgatagacaagatcgccagttgagatccaagaggatttctgcggtgAAGGtctag